CAGGACAATTGCTCACCCAGAAACAATACACTCGACAGCACCGCAAACACCGGCACGAAATTGGTGAATACGATGGTACGTGCCGCACCCAGATCGCGAATACCGTTGTTGTACCAGACAAAGCCGGCAGCCGTCGCCAGCGCCCCCAGATACACGATGCCGCCCCACTGAGGTGGGGTGATGGCGATAGGATTCAAGTCCACGCCGCTGAACGTCGCCACGACACCCAGCACCACACAGCCAATCACCGAAGCCCAGGCGGTTGCGGGCAGACTGCCCAGACTCGCTACCGCGCCTTTGCCGAAAAGCGTATAGGCCACCCACGAGAAACAGCAGCCCAGAATCAGCCACTCGCCGTGCCCGATGCCATCGGCCAGCATCTTGCTGTATTCGGCATGGGAGATGACCGTCACCGCGCCAAACAGCGACAGCAGCACGCCCAGCCATCGAATCACGCTCAAACGTTGACGCAGGAAAATCGCCCCAAACACCGCCACCATGATGGGATTCAGTGCCACCAGCAGCGCGGCACGACTGGACGGGATGATCTTGAGTCCGGCAAAGAAGAACAGGTTATACGCCGCTACACCGGTCAGCCCCAGCGATGCCGCCCACAACCATGCTTTGCCTTGAGGAACGGCAATCTTGCCGTCACGGCGCAGCATGAGTACGAACAAGACAACAGATGCAACTACAAAGCGCCAGAAGGCCA
The nucleotide sequence above comes from Burkholderiaceae bacterium DAT-1. Encoded proteins:
- a CDS encoding DMT family transporter yields the protein MNKSRMVVLLIVTMAIWGGTFVVGRVMSQSIEPMALAFWRFVVASVVLFVLMLRRDGKIAVPQGKAWLWAASLGLTGVAAYNLFFFAGLKIIPSSRAALLVALNPIMVAVFGAIFLRQRLSVIRWLGVLLSLFGAVTVISHAEYSKMLADGIGHGEWLILGCCFSWVAYTLFGKGAVASLGSLPATAWASVIGCVVLGVVATFSGVDLNPIAITPPQWGGIVYLGALATAAGFVWYNNGIRDLGAARTIVFTNFVPVFAVLSSVLFLGEQLSWPTIFGGLLVIAGVTLTNVQGR